In the Nocardia asteroides genome, GTTCTGCACGGCCGCTTCGTAGAAGGCGGCGCTGCTGGCGACCACACCCTTGTCGTACATGGAGGCGGCGATCTGGGTCGCGGTGTCGCCGGACTTCACCTCGACCACCACCGGGTCGCCCGCGGGGCCGGCGAAATCCTCGGCCGGGGTGTAACCGCCGATCAGCTTGCTCCCGACGTAGCCGACCGCGGCCACCACCAGCACCGCGAAGAGCGCGCCGATCAACCAGAAGTTGCGCCTGCGGCGCTTGCGCTCCTCGGCCTTGCGGGAGGCGATCCGGGAGGACTTGCGACCGGAGCGGCCGGGCCCGCGCCGCGCGCGCGTCCCCGTCTCCTCGTCGTCGCGGCGCTGCCTGGACTCGCCCGCGGGGCGCGGCTTGCGCGGGCCGCGGCGCGGCGGCTCCTCGTCCGGGTAGTGCTCGGGGTCGGCGTGGCCGGGCGGGTCGTCCGGGTAGACCCCGTCGCCGGGGTAGGCGCCCGCCTGGTACGGCTCGTCGGGGTAGCCGCCGGGTAGCTGGTCGTCGTAGCGCGGGATGACCCTGGTCTCGTCGTCGTAGCCGTCCCACTCGGGTTCGGCGGCCGCGGGGGCCCTGCGCTTGTAGCGGCGCTCGGCCTCCTTCTGGCGGTAGCGCTCCTCGGCCCGTGCCCAGCGCTCAGACATGCCGGGACGCCTCCCCCCGGCTCGGGCGGTCAGACATGCGGCGGCACCTCTCCCTCGGGTACCACCGTGCGTTCGACCGACTTCACCACCGAGCTCCGTTCGTCCAACCAACCCTGCAGGATCGCCACCGCCGCCGCCTGGTCGATCACCCGTCGGCTGCCGCGTGCGCGAACCCCGCTGTCCCGCAATGCACGTGCAGCTGACACGGTAGTCAACCGTTCGTCGGAGAGTCGGACGGGAACCGGTTGGACCGCTTCCCGCAACCGATCCGCGAACGCGATGGCCACGGCGGCCGATGCGCCGTTCTCCCCCCGCAATGTCCGGGGCAGCCCGACGATCACCTCGACCGCTTCATACTCCCGCACAATCTCGGCTAACCGTGCGATATCCGGCGCCGTGGCGGAATCCGAACCCCGCCCCTTCGCCCGCGCCACGGTCTCCACCGGGGTCGCGAGGATGCCGTCCGGATCGCTGGAGGCCACGCCGACGCGCACGCTGCCGACGTCGATGCCGACCCGCCTGCCGCGACCGGGGTCGCTGTTCGGATCCGGCCGGTCGGCGGGGCGGGCGCCCGCCTGCGGCCCGTGCCGTTGGGAATCAGCCATCAGCCGGCGAGTTCACCCACCCGGCCGCGCACGGCGGCGAGACCTGCCTCGATGCCCGACGGGTCGGAGCCGGAGCCCTGCGCCATCTCCGGCTTGCCGCCGCCTCGGCCCGCGATGCCCGGACCGAAGGCGGCCACCAGGTCACCGGCCTTGATACCGAGTTCCTGGGCGGGCTTGTTCACCGCTACCACGAACGGCACCTTGCCGTCGGCGTTGCCGAGCAGCACCACCACGCCGGGCTCGCTGCCGAGCCTGCCCTTGATGTCGGTGGCCAGGGTGCGCAGGTCGCCGCCGCCGATGCCCGCCGGCGCCGCAGCCGCGACCAGCAGCACCGAGCCGACCCGCTCCGCCCGCTCGGCGAAGGTGGACGCGCTCGCCAGCACGGCGGCGGTGCGGTTGCGCTCCAGCTCCTTCTCCGCGACCTTGAGCCGCTCCACGAGCTGCTCGACCCGGGCGGGCACCTCCTCGGACGGCACCTTGAGCGAGGAGGCGACGCCGGCCAGCAGCGCCCGCTCCTTGGCCAGGTACCGGTACGAGTCCAGCCCGACGAAGGCCTCGACGCGGCGCACACCGGAGCCGACCGAGGCCTCGCCGAGCAGCGTGATCGGGCCGATCTGCGAGGAGTGCTGCACGTGCGTGCCGCCGCAGAGCTCCATCGAGAACGGGCCGCCGATCTCGACGACGCGCACCTCGGAGCCGTAGTTCTCGCCGAAGAGCGCGAGCGCGCCCATCCGCTTGGCCTCGGTCAGGTCGGTGACGAAGGTGTTCACCGGGAAGTCGGCGCCGACCCCGTCGTTGGAGACCGCCTCGATGTCGGCGCGCTGCTGCTCGGAGAGCTGGCCCTGCCAGTTGAAGTCGAAGCGCAGGTAGCCCGGCTTGTTCAGGGAGCCGGCCTGCACCGCGTTCGGGCCGAGCACCTGGCGCAGCGCGGCGTGCACCATGTGCGTGCCGGAGTGGCCCTGGGTGGCGCCGCGGCGCCAGGCCGGGTCGGCCTGGGCCAGCACGACGTCGCCCTCGGTGACGGCGCCCTGCTCGACCGTCCCCTTGTGCACCCACAGCTTCTTGGCGATCTTCTGCACATCGTCGACGCGCAGCCGGAGCCCGGTGGCGGTGATGCTGCCGCGGTCGGCGATCTGCCCGCCGGACTCCGCGTAGAGCGGGCTGCGATCCAGGATCACCTCGACCTGCTGCCCCTCGGAGGCGACCGGTACCCGGACCCCGTCGGCCAGCAGCGCGAGCACGGTGGCCTCGGAGGCCAGCTCGGCGAAGCCGGTGAACTCGGTGGCGCCGCGATCGATCAGCTCCTTGTAGACGCTGAGGTCGGCGTGCGCGTGCTTGCGGGCGGCCGCGTCGTCCTTGGCGCGCTGCCGCTGCTCGGCCATGAGCGAGCGGAAGCCCGCCTCGTCCACGCTGAGCCCGGCCTCGGCGGCCATCTCCAGGGTGAGGTCGATCGGGAAGCCGTAGGTGTCGTGCAGGGTGAACGCCTCGGAGCCGGGAATCGTGCTGCTGCCCTTCGCCTTCACCTCGGTGACGGCGGTGTCGAACAGGATGGAGCCGGTGCTCAGGGTCTTGAGGAAGGCGGTCTCCTCGCCGACGGCGACGGTCTCGAGCCGGCGGAAGTCGGTGCCGAGCTCCGGGTACGAGGGCGCCATGAGCTCGGAGACGACGGTGATCAGCTCGGCCATCACCGGCTTCTCGGCGCCGAGCAGCCGGGCCGAGCGCACGATCCGGCGCAGCAGCCTGCGCAGCACGTAGCCGCGGCCGTCGTTGCCCGGGTTCACCCCGTCCGAGATGAGCATGGCGGAGCTGCGCGCGTGGTCGGCGATCACCCGGAAGCGCACGTCGTCGCCGGGGTCGGCGCCGTAGCCGCGGCCGGTGAGCTGCTCGGCCTTGGCGATGATCGGGCGCAGCAGGTCGGTCTCGTAGACGTTCTCGACGCCCTGCAGCAGCATGGCGATCCGCTCGACGCCCATGCCGGTGTCGATGTTCTTCTTCGGCAGCGTGCCGATCGGCGGGTGGCCCTGCTTGGGGCTCCGGTCACCGCGGATGTCCTGCATGAAGACGAGGTTCCAGATCTCGATGTAGCGATCCTCGTCGGCGACCGGGCCGCCGTCGCGGCCGTAGGCGGGGCCGCGGTCGTAGTAGATCTCCGAGCACGGGCCGCCGGGGCCGGGCACCCCCATGTCCCAGTAGTTGTCCTTGCCGTCGCGGAACTGGATCCGCTCGGCCGGGATCCCGGCGACCCGCTGCCAGATCTCGGCGGCCTCGGGGTCGGACTCGTAGGCGGTGACCCAGATCCGCTCCGGGTCGAAGCCGTAGCCGCCCTGCTCCTGCGACTTCGTGATCAGCTCCCAGGCGAAGCCGATGGCCTGCTCCTTGAAGTAGTCGCCGAAGGAGAAGTTGCCCGCCATCTGGAAGAAGGTGTTGTGCCGCGTGGTGACGCCGACCTCTTCGATGTCCCCGGTGCGGACGCACTTCTGGACGCTGGTCGCGCGCGGGTAGGGCGGCTCCTCCTGCCCCAGGAAGTACGGCTTGAACTGCACCATTCCCGCGTTCACGAACAGCAGGTTGGGGTCCGCCAGGATCAGCGAGGCGCTGGGCACCTCGGTGTGTCCGGCACGGACGAAATGGTCCAGGAAGCGCCGTCGGATGTCGTGGGTCTGCACGGAAGTCCAGCCTACCGGCCCGGTTCATCCGATTTTCCGCTGCCCGGCCCGGTGCGCAGCCCGCGCACGATCCGGCGCAGTTTTCCGACCCTGGCGGCGACCTCGCGCTCGGCGCCGTGCTCGGTCGGCGCGTAGTAGTCGACGCCGACCAGCTCGTCCGGCGGGTACTGCTGCGCGAGCACCCCGCCGGGGTGGTCGTGCGGGTAGCGGTACCCCTGCGCGTTGCCGAGCCCGGCGGCGCCGGCGTAGTGCCCGTCGCGCAGGTGCGGCGGCACCGAACCGGCCTTGCCCGCCCCGACGTCGGCGAGCGCCGCGCCGATCGCCGCGACCACCGCCCCGGATTTCGGCGCGGTCGCCAGGTGGATGGTGGCCTGGGCCAGCGCCAGCTTGGCCTCCGGCATGCCGATCAGCTGCACGGCCTGCGCGGCGGCGATCGCGGTCTGCAGCGCGGTGGGGTCGGCCATGCCGACGTCCTCGCTGGCGTGCACGACGAGCCTGCGCGCGATGAACCGCGGGTCCTCGCCCGCGCTGATCATCCGGGCCAGGTAGTGCAGCGCGGCGTCCACGTCGGAGCCGCGGATGGACTTGATGAACGCGCTGATCACGTCGTAGTGCTGGTCGCCCGCGCGGTCGTAGCGCACGGCGGCCTCGTCCACGCTGGCCTCGACCAGCGCCAGGTCGACGGTGCCCCCGGTGGCCGACGAGGTCGCCGCCTCCAGCGCGGTGAGCGCGCGCCTGGCATCGCCCGCCGCGATCCGCACCAGGTGCTCCATGGCCTCGTTGGTGACGGTGTAGGCGCCGTCGAGGCCGCGCGGGTCGGCGAGCGCGCGCCGCAGCACCGCGCGGATGTCGTCCGGGGTGAGCGGGCGCAGCTGCAGCACCAGCGAGCGGGAGAGCAGCGGCGAGACGACGGAGAAGGAGGGGTTCTCGGTGGTGGCGCCGACCAGCAGCACGATCCGATTCTCCACGGCGGCGAGCAGCGCGTCCTGCTGGGGCCGGGAGAAGCGGTGCACCTCGTCGATGAAGAGCACGGTCTGCTCGCCCGCGGTGAGCCTGCGCCTGGCCAGCTCGATGACGCCGCGCACCTCCTTGACCCCGGCCGACAGCGCGGAGAGCGCCTCGAAGCGGCGGCCGGTCGCGGTGGAGACCAGCGAGGCGAGCGTGGTCTTCCCGGTCCCGGGCGGGCCGTAGAGCAGCACCGATGCCGCACCGGAGCCCTCGACCAGGCGGCGCAGCGGGGAGCCGGGGCCGAGCAGGTGCTGCTGGCCGACCACCTCGTCCAGCGTCTCCGGACGCATCCGGACGGCGAGCGGAACCAGCTTGCCCGCACCGCGGAATTCGACGGCGGCGAATTCCGGCTCGGCGGCCGCCGATCCGGGCACGTCGAACAGCCCCTCGCTCATGGGTTCGACCGTACCGGCCGGGTCTGACGCGGCTCCGCGAGCCGAGCGGTCAGACCGACCAGCGCTCCTCCAGCGTCGCGGAGACCCGCTCGGCGAAATCGCCGACGTGGTCGTCACCGATGCAGCGGGCGTCCTCGGCCAGCGCGGCCCACCGGTTGATCAGCGCCTCCGAGCGCGGCACCGAGAGGCCGTGCTGGCGGGCGGCGGCGATCCGCAGGTGGTCGACGGGCAGGAACCAGTAGGTGCTCAGCCACACCCAGATGAGCCTGGCCTCCAGGATCCGCTCGGCCAGCATCGCGTCGTCGGCGAGCGCGGGCCAGACCCCGACCACCTCGGAGCGCCAGGCCTCGATCATCTGCTGCCCCCGCTTGCGGGAGAGCTCGATGTCGCAGAGGCAGCCGGGGAAGGAGACCAGCGCGTACGCGACATCCAGCGAGGCGTCCCGGAAGCCGCCCCACTCGTAGTCGAGGAACCGCGCGCCCTCCTCGTTCAGGATGACGTTGTCCGGGCACAGGTCCGAGGGGCTGAAGGCGCGGAAGCGGCCTGCGCTGAAGAGCCGATTGCCGCGCACGATGCGCTCGGCGATCTCACCGGGCACGTCGACGCCGAGCTCGCGCTCTAGCATGCCGGGCACCTCGGAGACGGCGGCCTGCGCCTGCTGGGCGATGCCGTCCATCCGGTGCACCACGTCGACCCGGCGCAGCAGCGCGACGAAATCGGCCTCCCGGCCGACGGTCGCGGCGTGCATCCGGCCGAGCGCCTGCGCGTACGCCATCAGGCTGTTGTGCGTGGCGGTCTGGGTGCCCGCGCGCAGCACGTGGGTCATCTTGGCGTTCTCGCCGAGGTCGCTGAGGATCAGCAGCCGGGCGGGCAGGTCGTAGGCGACCAGGTAGGCGCCGGGGCGGTGCTCCCGGCTGAGCGCGGTGGTGAACTGGTAGGAGACGGCCTCGCGCAGGAAGGCGGAGTCGCCGCCTGCGACCCCGGGCACCACACTGCCCGGCACGCCGGGCGCACCGGAGCCGTTCACCTGCTTGACGATCAGCGTGCGCGGTAGCGAGAACGCGTTCTCCGCGACGCGGACCCGCAGAACCGTGGTTCTGCCGCTCCCGCCGAGTTCGGTCGGGTCACTCAGCTTCACCGGAGCACCCATTCGCTTCGTGAGCAAATGTTGCGCTGCGGCCACGACTTCGGCGGCGCGTTCGGCCAATAGTGCGGTCATCGTCTCTCAAAGTACTCGCATCGGGTCACTTTCAGCGAGCGGTTCGACAACCTTTCCGCGTCGCCCGGCGTGTCCCGCGCGGTGACCGCGCGACACGCGCCGCCGTGCTTGACATCGCCCGCGCGAGTCGGGTTGTCACGATCTGGACCGCGGTGTGGCACACCATGATCCGACCTTCGGCGTGGGCACGCCATCTCCGCGTAGGCTTGGCGTTCCGCCGCCACCGCCCCCGTGTCGAAAGGGTCTCCGGACGATGACCGACAGTTACGGCCAGCCCGGCTCGCAGCCTCAGGGTACCGGGCCGAAGCACTCCGCGCCGCAACCCGCGCCCCCCGGTTACGATCCCGGACCGGACGGTCCGGGTTACGGGGGTCCGGCATACGGCCCGCAAGGCACCGGGCCGGACCCCACCGAGCAGATGTACAGCGGCTCCGGCGCCAGCGCCTACCCGGACGACCGGCCGCAGTACGGCTACGAGAACCGCGCGCCGGAGGCGCTCGACGTCGGCCGGGCGATCAGCTACGGCTGGGAGAAGTTCCGCGCCGACATGCCGACCTGGATCGCGATCTCGGCGCTCGGCGTCCTGCTCTACCTGGTGTTCGTGCTCGTGGTCCGGGTCTTCGAGCCGACCTCGCTCTTCGCCGTGCTGCTGCTGTTCCTGGTGCTGATCGTCGGCGTCTGGGTGCTGCAGGCGGCCATGATCCGCGGCGCGCTCTACGAATGCGACGGGCACCGGCCCACTTTCGGGGCGTTCTTCCAGTACCTGAACACCGGCAACGTGGTGCTCACCGCGCTGCTCGCCTTCACCCTGACCCTGCTGGCCTCGGCGTTCTGCCTGCTGCCCGGGATCGTGGTCGGCGTGCTGTGCATGTTCTCGCTGCACTTCGTGATCGACCAGGACCTCGGGCCGTTCGCCGCGCTGCGGGCCAGCGCGGGGCTGGTGGTCGGCAACCTCTGGCCGGTCGTGCTGCTGACGCTGGCCGTGCTGGTGATCACCGTCCTCGGGCTGCTCGCCTGCGGGCTCGGGCTGCTGCTGGCGTTCCCGATCGCCACCCTCGCCGTGACCTACGCGTTCCGCACCCTGACCGGCGGCGCGCTCTCGCCGGTCTGACCGCCCCGTCCGGGCGGCGGTCCGGCGACCGCCGCCCGGGTTCACTCAGCCCTGCTGCGCGGCAGCGGCGACGCCGTTGCCCTTCGCCTTGTCCTTCTCCGGCTTGGCGTCCAGCCCGGCCTCCCTGCGCTGCTGCGGGGTGATCGGGGCGGGCGCGTCGGTGAGCGGGTCGACGCCGTTGCCGGTCTTCGGGAAGGCGATGACCTCGCGGATCGAGTCGAGCCCGGCCAGCAGCGCGACGATCCGGTCCCAGCCGAAGGCGATGCCACCGTGCGGCGGGGCGCCGAAGGCGAAGGCGTCGAGCAGGAAGCCGAACTTCTCCCGCGCCTCCTCCGGCTCGATGCCCATCACCGCGAAGACCCGCTCCTGCACGTCGCGGCGGTGGATGCGGATGCTGCCGCCGCCGATCTCGTTGCCGTTGCAGACGATGTCGTAGGCGTAGGCGAGCGCCGCGCCCGGGTCGGTGTCGAAGGTCTCCAGCGACTCCGGCTTCGGCGAGGTGAAGGCGTGGTGCACGGCGGTCCAGGCCGAGTGCCCGAGCGCGACGTCGCCGCCCGCGGTGGCGTCGGCGGCCGGCTCGAAGAGCGGGGCGTCCACGATCCAGACGAAGGACCAGGCGTTCTCGTCGATCAGCCCGACCTTGCGCGCGATCTCGCCGCGCGCCGCGCCGAGCAGCGCGCGCTGCGCCTTGGCTGGCCCGGCCGCGAAGAAGACGCAGTCGCCGGGCGCCGCGCCGACGTGCGCGGCCAGCCCGGCCCGCTCCTCCGCGCTGAGGTTCTTGGCCACCGGCCCGCCCAGCTCGCCGTCCGCGCCGACCAGCACGTAGGCCAGCCCCTTGGCGCCGCGCTGCTTGGCCCACTCCTGCCAGGCGTCCAGCTGCCGCCGCGGCTGGCTCGCGCCGCCCGGCATGACGACCGCGCCGACGTACGGCGCCTGGAACACCCGGAACGGGGTGTTCGCGAAGTACTCGGCGCACTCGGTGATCTCGACGCCGAAGCGCAGGTCCGGCTTGTCCGAGCCGTAGCGCCGCATGGCCTCGGCATAGGTCATGTGCGGGATCGGGGTCGGGATCTCGTAGCCGATCAGCTTCCACAGCGCGGCCAGGATCTCCTCGGCGAGCAGGATCACGTCCTCCTGCCGGACGAAGCTCATCTCCAGGTCGAGCTGGGTGAACTCGGGCTGCCGGTCGGCGCGGAAATCCTCGTCCCGGTAGCAGCGCGCGATCTGGTAGTAGCGCTCGATCCCGCCGACCATGAGCAGCTGCTTGAAGAGCTGCGGGCTCTGCGGCAGCGCGTAGAAGCTGCCCGGCTGCAACCGCGCGGGCACCAGGAAGTCGCGCGCGCCCTCGGGCGTGGAGCGGGTCAGCGTCGGCGTCTCGACCTCGATGAACTCGTGCCCCGCCAGCACCGAGCGGGCGGCGGCGTTGGCCTTCGAGCGCAGCCGGATCGCGTGCGCGGGAGTGTCCCGCCGCAGGTCGAGGTAGCGGTACCTGAGCCGGGTTTCCTCGCCGGGCTGCTCGTCCAGCTGGAACGGCAGCGGGGCGCTCTCGTTCAGCACCTCCAGCTCGGTGACGTCGATCTCGATCGCGCCGGTCGGCAGCTCCGGGTTCTCGTTGCCGTCCGGCCGCTGCGCCACCGCGCCGGTGATCCGCACGCAGTACTCGGCGCGCAGCCGGTGCGCCTGCCCGGCGGCCTCACCCTGCCGGAACACCGCCTGCACCACCCCGGAGGCATCGCGCAGATCGATGAAGATCACGCCGCCGTGGTCCCGCCGCCGGGCCACCCATCCGGTGAGGGTGACGGTCTGGCCGGCGTGCTCGCTTCGCAGCGAGCCGGCCAAGTGGGTGCGCAGCACGGGGTTCCTTTCGACGGGGTCCGGGCACCGGTAGGGCGTGACCAGTGCGGTAGCCATCGTAGTGAGACCCGCCGAGCGAGGGGAAACCGATATCCGTCCACCCCGACCGGGTATAGCCGTGCCAAGCTGTACCGGCGCGCGGGCAGTTCGAACAGAAAGCGACGACATGACCTTCAACGAGGGCCTGCAGATCGACCCGAATCGAGCCTCCAGCGGCGGGCCGGGGCGGGGCGGCAAGATCGCGCTCGGCGGTGGCGCGGGCGGCATCATCCTGGTGGTGCTGGCGCTGCTGCTCGGCGGCGATCCCGGCTCGATCCTCGGCCAGTTCACCGGCGCGGGCGGCACCGAGGGGCAGAGCGCCACCGAGGGCACCCCGGAGCACTGCAAGACCGGCGCGGACGCGAACCGCTACGTGGACTGCCGGGTGGTGCTCACCGCACAGAGCCTGGACGCGGTCTGGACCGAGCAGCTGCCCGCGCAGGCGAGGGTGCAGTACGAGCAGCCCAAGCTGACGCTCTTCACCGGCGCGGTGAGCACCGGCTGCGGCAACGCCACCAGCGAGGTCGGCCCGTTCTACTGCCCCGCCGACAACAACGCCTACTTCGACACCTCGTTCTTCCAGGAGCTGGTGGACCGGTTCGGCTCCAGCGGCGGCCCGCTGGCCCAGGAGTACGTCGTCGCGCACGAGGTCGGGCACCACATCCAGACCCAGCTCGGCGATATCGCCAGGGCGCAGAACGACCCGCAGGGCGCCGAGTCCGGCGCGGTGCGCACCGAGCTGCAGGCCGACTGCTACGCCGGGCTCTGGGCGCACTACGCCGACAAGACCCCGGCGCCGGGCAGCGACACCCCGTTCCTGAAGCCGCTCACCGAGACCGATATCAAGGACGCGCTCTCCGCGGCGGCGGCCGTCGGCGACGACCGGATCCAGCGGGCCTCGCAGGGCCGGGTGAATCCGGAGGCGTGGACGCACGGCTCCTCGGACCAGCGGCAGAAGTGGTTCCTCACCGGGTACCGAACCGGCCAGTTGGCTGCGTGCGACACCTATTCGGCGCGAAACCTGGACAACCCCCCTGCCCTGCGCTGACCATCGTCTGCGGCCGGGAACCCTCCCGAAGCCGTTCCGAGAGAAGGACACACGATGCGACGAGCACTGCTGCTGCCGGTGCTGCTGATCTCCGCCCTGCTCGGCGGGGCGGGCACGGCACACGCCGAGCCCGCGACGCCGAGCGCAACGCCACCCTCCGCCACCATCCCGCTGCTCACCCTGACCGCCATCCCGAACGGCTGGCAGACCAGGGTGGACCTGCGCCCCGAGCTGCAGGTGTACGCCGACGGCCGCGCGGTGCGGGTGCCGGACGCCATCGCCACGGACCGCGGGCCGGACGCCGCGCCGCACGAGGTCGAGGGAACGGTCCCGGCGGACGTCCTGAAGGCGGCGGTGAGCGAGACGGCGGAGCTGGCGGAGCTGGACCTCGGGCTGCCGTCCGTCTCCGACCAGGGCTCGCGCATCATCGACGTGATGCCGGAGCGAGACGCCGAAGCGGTGCACGCCATCGTCTACGCCCCCGGCTTCACCGACGGGCTGAACGACGACCAGAAGAAGGCGCGGGACCGCTTCGACCGGCTCTACCGGAAGGTGCTCGACGCCTTCCAGGAGAAGCGCTGAGCTGATCCGGGGCGGGCGCCCGCCCGCCCCGGAGGCTCAGAACCGGTCCCGGGCCGGGTCAGAACTGGTCCTGGTCGTAGTCGGTGCCGAACAGCTCGTCGGTGTGCGTCGCCCCGATCACCTCGGGCGTCGACTCCCCGAGCGGGCCGGTGAGGTCGTCGTTGCCGGTCCGGCTCTGGTACGGCTGCACGTTCCGGCCGTGCTCGTCGTCGCCGCGCTGCCCCGCGCCAGCCGCGCCGCCCGCACCGCCCATGAAGCCGGACGAGCCCGAAGTGGAGGTCGCCGTCGTGCTCGGCACGCCCGTGGCCAGCGGGGTTCCGGACACGCCAGGCACCCCGCGCATCGGCGAGACGACCGCGTTCGGCATCGGGGTCGCCGCCTTCGGCGTCACGGTGCTGCTCGGCGTCCCCGGGCTGTATCCGGGGGTGCCGGAGCGGGTCGGCGAGCCGGGCACGATGCCGGGCGTGCCGGGGGTGCCAGGGGTGCCGCTCGGCGTCACCGAGGCCGGGGTGGTCGAGGCGGGCGTCGTACCGGGCAGGGTCGGGGTGTCCAGCCCGGCGGCGGTGGTCGCCGACTCCACCCCGTCCTTGGCCTGCGACATGATCGGCTCGGCGATGTTCTGCATCACCGCCTGCGCCACCTCCTGCGGCGCGGGCCCGCCGCCGGGCGCGATCAGCTGGTTGACCGCGGCCGTGAGCTCGGCCGTCTTGCCCGCCAGGTCGCCGCGGGTGGCGTTGGCCACCGCCACCGCCTGGCCCAGGTGCTCGGTGGCGGTCGCCATCAGCGTCGCCTGCGCGGGCGGGGTCACGATCACCGGGGCGAGCGCGACCGCCTGGCCGGCGAGCGAGGAGGCGATGCCGAGCAGCTGCGCGTTGCCCTGCTGCACGGCGGACGCGGCGCGCTGGGTGATCTCGGAGATGTCGATCCCGCGCTGGCTGGTCTCGGTGCCCTGGTTCTGCGCCTGCTGCCCCACCACCTGCGCGTTGCGCGCGGCCTGGCCCTGCCACAGCTGGTCGACGGTCGTGAGACTGCCCTTGGCCACCTGCATCGCGGTGTCGATGACCTTGGAGGAGGCGCTGAGGATGGCGGTCGGGTCGAGCGCGCCGAGCACGCCGGTGCCGAAGCTGCCGAGCAGATCCAGGATCGGCTTCATGAGCAGGTCGACGCCGGGCAGCGCGGGCAGCGCGAGCCCGTTGAGCAGCGCGCCGACCGGGTCGGCGGGCAGCGCGGGCAGCGCCGCGGCGGGGGCGCCGGTGTCGCCGCCGCCGAGCAGCCCGCTGTCCCGCGCGGCCTGCTGCACGCCGCTCGCGACCGGCGCCACCGCCGCGCCGAGCGCCGAACTCGCCTGCTGCGCCAGCTGATTCGCGCCGTCCAGCGCCCCAGCGGCGGTGCCGAGCATGGCGTCGGCCCCGCTCGCGACCTCGGGCGGCAGCCCGGCGAGCACGTCCTGCGCGCCGTCGCCGGTGCCCTGCCCGGAGAGCCCGGACAGCCCGCCAGGCAGCGCCGAGGTGACGCCCGGCTCGTCCGAGATCCGCTGCGAGAGCACGAATTCGGGCGCCTCGACGGGCTCGAGGTCGGCGGGCAGCTGCGGCAGCACCACGTCCTGGATCGCGTAGCGCGACGGGTCGATGGTGGCGGTGAGCGCCTCGTGCGCGTACTGCTCCGGCTCCGCGGCCGGGCCGATCACGCCGGTGTCCAGCGGCCTCACTGCGCGCCCCCGATCGCGCCGAGCCCGGCCGCGCTGGCGATCTCCTGGCCGTCGAAGGCGGCCGCCGCGTTGAACGCGGAGTTCGAGAGTTTGCCGACCTTCCCCGAGAGGTCGTTGATATCGCGGGCCTGCAGCACCTGCGCGGCCGCGAACATGACCAGGTAGTCGGCCCCGATCAGGCCGAAGACCGGTGTCAGCGCAGACACATTGGCCACCGCGTCGAAATTCCCCGCCCCGGCGATCTGTGCCGCCGCCCCGGCATTCGTCGCGGCGAAATCCCGCACCCCGTCGGTGTCCACCGAGAGATCGGTCATCCGAGTTGCCCCCCAACATCGTCGTACACGTTCG is a window encoding:
- a CDS encoding neutral zinc metallopeptidase yields the protein MTFNEGLQIDPNRASSGGPGRGGKIALGGGAGGIILVVLALLLGGDPGSILGQFTGAGGTEGQSATEGTPEHCKTGADANRYVDCRVVLTAQSLDAVWTEQLPAQARVQYEQPKLTLFTGAVSTGCGNATSEVGPFYCPADNNAYFDTSFFQELVDRFGSSGGPLAQEYVVAHEVGHHIQTQLGDIARAQNDPQGAESGAVRTELQADCYAGLWAHYADKTPAPGSDTPFLKPLTETDIKDALSAAAAVGDDRIQRASQGRVNPEAWTHGSSDQRQKWFLTGYRTGQLAACDTYSARNLDNPPALR
- a CDS encoding type VII secretion target; this translates as MTDLSVDTDGVRDFAATNAGAAAQIAGAGNFDAVANVSALTPVFGLIGADYLVMFAAAQVLQARDINDLSGKVGKLSNSAFNAAAAFDGQEIASAAGLGAIGGAQ